The genomic segment AAGAAAAGCAAGCGCCGACGGCATACGTGCCGAAAACTCCGATACTCCTCCTAAAATTGACGATATAACAGCTATTGTCCAATAAAGGAAAGGCGGTTTATAGGCTATTTCTACTCCGTAATTCATCGGAAGTATCCAGTTGCCACTCTCCAACATGGTGTACGCCACTATCGCTTCACGCGGCTCCCCTTTTGAATAGAATATGGTTTCTCCTAAAAAAGGGACCAACACGAGTACACTCAACAGTGCAATGAACCAGAACGCTATCTTTTTATCTGACATATATTTCCGTTTTTATATTTTCACGCTGCAAAAATACGAATTATTCTATAACAATACCTAACTTTGCCGACTCAATGATAGCGTAAAACCAAAATGAAGCAATTAAGAAGACTCCCTGAATTTATACGTTTTGTCCTGGTAGGCGTTTTTGCAACCGCCTTGCACTATGGAATCTATTTTTTGCTGCAGAAGTTCATCAATGTCAATATAGCCTACACCCTTGGCTATGCCTTCAGCTTCATCGCCAATTTCTATCTTACCGCCTACTTTACGTTCGGTAAAAAACCGTCATGGGGAAAAGCGTTCGGTTTCGGCGGGGCTCATTTGTTCAACTACCTTTTGCACATTGGATTACTGAATACATTTCTTTGGCTTGGCCTTTCCAAGACCACTGCCCCTGCTCCGGTGTTCGCCATAGCCATTCCGGTAAACTTTTTATTAGTACGCTTTGTTTTTAAGCACAAAGGCTGATATTTTTCAATTGATCATGTTTTTAAAGCAATTTTGTTCAATACTTCTTTAAAAATAATATATTTGCGAAGCATTTATTATACATACACATTTGTGAAATGAAAAAAGTAACCTTACTGATTCCCGTCTACAACGAGGAGGCCATGCTTCCCACTCTATATCAACGCCTGATAGAACTTATCAATCGCAACAGTGCCTATGAATGGGAAATTTTATTTATAAACGACGGTAGCAGCGACAGAACGCTCGAAGTGATCCGCCGGCTCAGGCAAACGGACAGCAGGGTGAACTTTGTAAACCTCTCACGTAACTTCGGCAAGGAAATCGCTATGCTGGCAGGCTTCGACTATGCCACCGGAGACTGTTGCGTGGTAATGGATGCCGACTTGCAGGATCCTCCCGAATTGGTAGATCAGATGTTGCAATACTGGGAAGAAGGTTACGACGACATTTACGCCAAGCGTCGCAATCGCGGCGAAGAAAGTTGGATGCGCCGTCGGTTATCGCTTGCTTTTTATAAGCTCCTTCAAAACATGAGCCGGATAGACATCTTGCCGAATGTAGGCGACTTTCGCCTGCTTGACCGTCGTTGCATACTGACATTAAGACAGTTACGCGAGCAAGAGCGATATACAAAAGGGCTGTTCTGCTGGATAGGCTACCAAAAGAAAAGCATAGAGTTCGACCGCGGTGACCGCCTTGCCGGGCACTCCTCCTGGAATTTCTTCCAATTGCTCAATCTAGCGATTGAAGGAATTACCTCTTCCTCCACCGCCCCCTTGCGTATTGCCACCGTATGTGGTATCATTTGTTCCATTTCCAGCTTCATTTACGCCATCTATTTCCTGATAAAGACCGTCATATACGGCGACCAAGCAGCCGGTTTCCCCACTTTGATAGTGGTTATCTTGTTTCTGGGCGGCATCCAACTCTTTTCATTGGGAGTCATCGGGGAGTATATAGGACGCATCTTCAAAGAAACCAAAGGACGCCCTGCTTATATCGCATCAGACTACAATGAAAAAAAACTGGGATATGATGAATAACAACTAACTCTTTACGAAAGAAATCAAGATTCCCTTTTTCTTTTCTTCCACAACTGATAACTATTGATTATATTTTGCCACATATTATATATTATTCGGTGTATAAATTTGATTATCAACAAATAAGCCCACCAATTACTAATAGTGGGTAACAAAATAGTAACAAAAAAAACGAAGAAATTCGCTTAGTGGTGGGCTTCATGGACAAAGGTAACAAAGACAGCCAACCACAAAAACAAAACTGGCGAAAAGAGAAACAATCTTTTTCTTTTCGCCGGCACTTATCTTGCTGTCGATGCAAATGAGTTTAGTCCGTTTTGGATATATAAACAAAGAGATAAACTTAAACTCGATTTCCAGCTAACCGAAAAAAAACTTAATTTATTTTGCCATGTAAAATATAGTTCGTAGTTTTGCGAACAACAAACAAGAAAGGAGATATAAAAGTGAAAACTAAGCAGTACACAGAGGAACAGGAACAGATGGCTCGTTTTGCTAAAGCTATGGGTCACCCGGCGCGGATGGCAATTCTTAGTTTCTTAGCTAAACAAGAAAGTTGTTTCTTCGGAGATATTCACGAAGTACTACCCATTGCTAAAGCAACCGTTTCGCAGCATTTAAAAGAACTGAAAGATGCAGGGTTAATTCAGGGGGAAATAGAAACACCGAAAGTTCGGTATTGTATCAACCGAGAGAATTGGGAACTTGCCCGTAAATTATTTGCTGCATTTTTGGGCGATTGTAAATGTACAGGTACATCGTGCTATGGATAACAGCACCTTTTTTTGAGAAACATGTTCGTAGTTCTACGAATTACGATTAGCATATTAACTTTATAATTGAATAGAAAATGGAAATCAAAGTATTAGGAACTGGGTGTTCAAGCTGTAAAGCATTGTACGAAACCACAAAACAAGCTATTTCAGAACTGGGCTGCGATGCAACTCTAATTAAGGAAGAAGATTTATTAAAAATCATGGAGTATAATATTTTAAGTCTCCCGGCTTTGGTTATTGATGGCAAAGTCATATCTGCTGGAAAAAGATTATCCTTATCAGAAGTGAAAGAATTGATAACTAAATAAATTATTTACTATGAAGAAGTTATTTTATCTACTGATTGCAACAATCGTTTTAATTTCCTGTGGTAATGGTTCAAAGAATAAAACAGAAACCAGTATAGCAAAAGAAAATCAAACTAACCGTGTTGAAGTTCTATATTTTCACGGTGCGCAACGTTGCATAACCTGCCGGGCAATAGAAGCCAATACGGTAGCTCTTTTAGATAGCCTTTATTCCAAAGAACAGGCGGACGGTAAAATCATCTTTAAGGTGATAGATATATCCAAAAAGGAAAATGAACAAATTGCAGATAAATACGAAGTTACATGGTCGTCTTTGTTTGTGAATGGCTGGAAAGACAGTAAAGAGAATGTAAATAACATGACGGAGTTTAGTTTCTCCAATGCAAGAAATGAACCGGATAAATTTAAAGAGGGAATAAAAAACAAGATTGACGAATTACTAAAAACATTGTAAGATGGACTTTCTTCAATCACTATTAGACAATAGTTCTATTCCTGCTATTACAGCCTTTATCTTAGGGATTTTAACGGCAGTTAGCCCCTGCCCTTTGGCTACCAATATAACAGCAATAGGCTTTATCAGTAAGGATATAGAAAACCATCACCGTATATTCATAAACGGATTGCTTTATACATTCGGCAGAATAGTAACTTATACAGCACTTGGATTTATTCTTATTCCTATTCTTCGTGAAGGGGCAAGTATGTTTATGGTTCAAAAGGCAGTCAGTAAATACGGTGAAATGTTAATCGCTCCGATTTTAATTATTATCGGAATATTCATGCTTGATATTATAAAACTGAATATACCGAAAATCAATATCGGCGGAGAGAGTTTAAAGAAAAAAACTAAAGGTAGTTGGGGAGCTTTGCTATTAGGAATTTTATTTGCACTCGCCTTTTGTCCTACAAGTGGAGTTTTCTATTTCGGTATGCTTATGCCTTTGTCAGCAGCAGAAACAGGCGGGTATCTTTTACCTGTAATTTATGCTATTGCTACGGGGCTACCTGTAATCCTCGTTGCTTGGATATTGGCGTATAGTGTTGCCGGATTAGGCAAGTTTTATAACAGAGTACAAATCTTTGAAAAATGGTTTCGCAAAATTGTTGCTATCCTCTTTATTGCGATAGGAATTTATTATGCGGTCATTCTTTATCTATAAACAATGTATTAATTAAAATAAAAGACAGTATGAAAACGATAGAAATTTTTGACCCGGCAATGTGTTGCCCTACGGGTTTGTGTGGAACAAATATTAATCCTGAATTAATGAGGATAGCCGTTGTTATCGAAACATTGAAAAGACAGGGTGTTGTTGTTACCCGTCATAATTTGCGGGACGAACCGCAAGTTTATGTAAGTAACAAGACTGTAAACCAATATCTTCAAAAGAATGGTGCAGAAGCACTGCCTATTACTTTGGTGGATGGTGAAATTGCAGTCTCTAAAGATTATCCCACAACCAAACAAATGAGTGAATGGACGGGGATTAATTTAGACTTGATTCCCATTAAATAATCGTTGAACAAATTAATATACAGAATAATGAAAGCATTTAATTTATCCGATATAGAACTAACTAAATACTTATTTTTCACCGGAAAAGGTGGAGTAGGAAAAACATCTATCGCTTGCGCTACGGCAGTGGGATTAGCTGATAAAGGGGAGAAAATTCTTCTTATCAGTACAGACCCGGCTTCTAATCTGCAAGATGTTTTCAATCAGACCTTAAACGGACATGGTACAGCTATTTCAGAAGTACCGGAGCTGACGGTCGTAAACCTTGACCCTGAACAAGCAGCAGCAGAGTACAGGGAAAGTGTGATTGCACCTTTCAGGGGGCAATTACCTGAAAGCGTTATTCAGAATATGGAAGAACAACTTTCAGGCTCTTGTACGGTAGAAATCGCTGCCTTTAATGAGTTTTCAGACTTTATCACCGATGCTGATAAAGCAAAGGAATACGACCACATTATTTTCGATACAGCACCTACCGGACACACATTGCGAATGTTGCAACTTCCATCGGCATGGAGTACATTTATTAGCGAAAGTACACATGGCGCATCTTGTTTAGGACAATTATCAGGCTTGGAAGAACGAAAGGGTATCTACAAACAAGCGGTTGAAACATTGTCCGATACAAACGCAACACGGTTAGTGTTAGTTAGTCGTCCTGAAATAGCCCCATTGAAAGAAGCTGCCCGTTCTTCGCATGAATTACAATTGTTGGGAATTAAAAATCAGCTATTGGTGATAAATGGCATTTTGCAACAATTAGATGAAGCGGACAATGTATCACAACAGCTGCATGACAGGCAGCAAAAGGCGTTACAAAGTATGCCTGTTGCAATATCTGAATATCCCATGTATAGCGTTCCTTTACGTTCTTACAACTTATCGAATGTTGCTAATATCCGCCGTATGCTGTATAGTGACAGCCTTACGGATAATTCCTGTTATCAGCCCATCACCGATGCTAAAAGTATAGACGAATTGGTAAATGACCTCTATACCTCCGGCAAGCGTGTAGTGTTTACAATGGGAAAAGGTGGTGTAGGGAAAACAACTTTAGCTACTGAAATAGCCCTAAGATTAACAAAGCTCGGCGCAAAAGTTCATCTTACCACCACTGACCCGGCAAATCACCTGAACTATGATTTTGCCATCAAATCAGGTATTACAGTAAGCCATATAGACGAAGCGGAAGTATTAGAAAAATACAAGAACGAAGTTCGTAGCAAAGCAGCCGAAACTATGACTGCCGAAGATATGGAATATATAGAGGAAGATTTACGTTCACCATGTACGCAAGAAATCGCCGTATTCAAGGCTTTTGCCGAAATTGTGGATAAAGCGGAAAATGAAATTGTAGTGATTGATACTGCACCAACCGGACACACTTTGTTGCTTTTGGATGCAACCCAAAGCTATCACAAAGAAGTGGAACGTACACAAGGAGAAGTAACCGGGGCAGTAGCCAATTTATTACCTCGTTTGCGCAATCCAAAGGAAACGGAAGTGGTAATTGTCACTTTACCCGAAGCCACACCTGTATTTGAAGCGGAACGCCTACAAAAGGATTTGCAGCGTGCCGGGATTAACAACAAATGGTGGGTGGTAAATGCCTGTTTGTCATTGACAAATACGAAAAATTCATTTTTGCAAGCAAAAGCGCAAAGTGAATTGACTTGGATTAATAAAGTAGAAGAATTGTCAAAGGGCAATACTGCCCTGATTGAATGGAAAAATTTATAAGAATATGAAGATTTTAATCCTTTGCACTGGTAACAGTTGCCGTAGCCAAATGGCACACGGTTTCTTACAGTCATTCGATAAAAACATGGATGTCTTTTCAGCAGGAACAAAACCTGCTGAAAAGGTTAATCCGATGGCGGTAAAAGTTATGTCTGAAACAGGAATAGACCTTACCAACCATACCCCTAAAAACGTAAGCCTGTATTTAGGGCACGAATGGGACTATGTGATAACGGTATGTGGTGGCGCAAATGAAAGCTGCCCTATGTTTACAGGCAAGGTAAAAAACAGATTACACATTGGATTTGATGACCCATCAGAAGCGACCGGGACACCGGAGTTTATAAATAGTGAATTTCTTCGGGTACGGGATGAAATAAGAATGCGTTTCTATGATTTTTACCTGCAAGAATTAAAACCGCAATTAAAATAAAAGGCAGTCATTATGGAAAAGAAACAAGGAATTGGATTTTTTGAAAGATACCTGACTATTTGGGTAGCCTTGTGTATCGTTATCGGGATAGCCATCGGACAATATCTTCCGGCAATACCGCAAACATTAAGCAAATTTGAATATGCCAACGTATCTATACCTGTGGCTATTCTGATTTGGTTAATGATATATCCCATGATGTTGAAAGTAGATTTTCAGAGTGTCAAGAATGTTGGCAAACGTCCGAAAGGGATTGTCATTACTTGTGTGACGAATTGGGTGATAAAGCCTTTCACCATGTTTGGAATAGCTTATCTATTCTTCTACGTTATTTTCAAGTCATTAATCCCTGCCGGATTAGCCGAAGAATATTTAGCCGGGGCAGTTCTGTTAGGTGCTGCACCCTGTACGGCGATGGTGTTTGTATGGAGTCATTTAACCAAAGGGGATGCAGCTTACACATTGGTGCAAGTGGCAGTCAATGATTTAATCATATTGGTTGCTTTCGCTCCTATCGTTGCGTTTTTATTGGGTGTCGGTGGCGTTTCTATCCCGTGGGACACATTGATACTCTCGGTTGTATTATTTGTTGTCATTCCTCTT from the Bacteroides eggerthii genome contains:
- a CDS encoding thioredoxin family protein produces the protein MEIKVLGTGCSSCKALYETTKQAISELGCDATLIKEEDLLKIMEYNILSLPALVIDGKVISAGKRLSLSEVKELITK
- the arsA gene encoding arsenical pump-driving ATPase, giving the protein MKAFNLSDIELTKYLFFTGKGGVGKTSIACATAVGLADKGEKILLISTDPASNLQDVFNQTLNGHGTAISEVPELTVVNLDPEQAAAEYRESVIAPFRGQLPESVIQNMEEQLSGSCTVEIAAFNEFSDFITDADKAKEYDHIIFDTAPTGHTLRMLQLPSAWSTFISESTHGASCLGQLSGLEERKGIYKQAVETLSDTNATRLVLVSRPEIAPLKEAARSSHELQLLGIKNQLLVINGILQQLDEADNVSQQLHDRQQKALQSMPVAISEYPMYSVPLRSYNLSNVANIRRMLYSDSLTDNSCYQPITDAKSIDELVNDLYTSGKRVVFTMGKGGVGKTTLATEIALRLTKLGAKVHLTTTDPANHLNYDFAIKSGITVSHIDEAEVLEKYKNEVRSKAAETMTAEDMEYIEEDLRSPCTQEIAVFKAFAEIVDKAENEIVVIDTAPTGHTLLLLDATQSYHKEVERTQGEVTGAVANLLPRLRNPKETEVVIVTLPEATPVFEAERLQKDLQRAGINNKWWVVNACLSLTNTKNSFLQAKAQSELTWINKVEELSKGNTALIEWKNL
- the arsB gene encoding ACR3 family arsenite efflux transporter, with the translated sequence MEKKQGIGFFERYLTIWVALCIVIGIAIGQYLPAIPQTLSKFEYANVSIPVAILIWLMIYPMMLKVDFQSVKNVGKRPKGIVITCVTNWVIKPFTMFGIAYLFFYVIFKSLIPAGLAEEYLAGAVLLGAAPCTAMVFVWSHLTKGDAAYTLVQVAVNDLIILVAFAPIVAFLLGVGGVSIPWDTLILSVVLFVVIPLSAGIVTRIMVIRRKGIDYFNTVFVRKFDNYTVGGLLLTLIILFSFQGETILNNPLHIVLIAVPLVLQTVLIFFVAYGWAKWWKLPHNVAAPAGMIGASNFFELAVAVAISLFGLQSGAALATVVGVLVEVPVMLMLVRIANNTKSWFPEKLS
- a CDS encoding ArsR/SmtB family transcription factor is translated as MKTKQYTEEQEQMARFAKAMGHPARMAILSFLAKQESCFFGDIHEVLPIAKATVSQHLKELKDAGLIQGEIETPKVRYCINRENWELARKLFAAFLGDCKCTGTSCYG
- a CDS encoding aromatic aminobenezylarsenical efflux permease ArsG family transporter; protein product: MDFLQSLLDNSSIPAITAFILGILTAVSPCPLATNITAIGFISKDIENHHRIFINGLLYTFGRIVTYTALGFILIPILREGASMFMVQKAVSKYGEMLIAPILIIIGIFMLDIIKLNIPKINIGGESLKKKTKGSWGALLLGILFALAFCPTSGVFYFGMLMPLSAAETGGYLLPVIYAIATGLPVILVAWILAYSVAGLGKFYNRVQIFEKWFRKIVAILFIAIGIYYAVILYL
- the arsD gene encoding arsenite efflux transporter metallochaperone ArsD; this encodes MKTIEIFDPAMCCPTGLCGTNINPELMRIAVVIETLKRQGVVVTRHNLRDEPQVYVSNKTVNQYLQKNGAEALPITLVDGEIAVSKDYPTTKQMSEWTGINLDLIPIK
- a CDS encoding GtrA family protein, encoding MKQLRRLPEFIRFVLVGVFATALHYGIYFLLQKFINVNIAYTLGYAFSFIANFYLTAYFTFGKKPSWGKAFGFGGAHLFNYLLHIGLLNTFLWLGLSKTTAPAPVFAIAIPVNFLLVRFVFKHKG
- a CDS encoding glycosyltransferase family 2 protein, with the protein product MKKVTLLIPVYNEEAMLPTLYQRLIELINRNSAYEWEILFINDGSSDRTLEVIRRLRQTDSRVNFVNLSRNFGKEIAMLAGFDYATGDCCVVMDADLQDPPELVDQMLQYWEEGYDDIYAKRRNRGEESWMRRRLSLAFYKLLQNMSRIDILPNVGDFRLLDRRCILTLRQLREQERYTKGLFCWIGYQKKSIEFDRGDRLAGHSSWNFFQLLNLAIEGITSSSTAPLRIATVCGIICSISSFIYAIYFLIKTVIYGDQAAGFPTLIVVILFLGGIQLFSLGVIGEYIGRIFKETKGRPAYIASDYNEKKLGYDE
- a CDS encoding arsenate reductase ArsC, which gives rise to MKILILCTGNSCRSQMAHGFLQSFDKNMDVFSAGTKPAEKVNPMAVKVMSETGIDLTNHTPKNVSLYLGHEWDYVITVCGGANESCPMFTGKVKNRLHIGFDDPSEATGTPEFINSEFLRVRDEIRMRFYDFYLQELKPQLK
- a CDS encoding nitrophenyl compound nitroreductase subunit ArsF family protein, translating into MKKLFYLLIATIVLISCGNGSKNKTETSIAKENQTNRVEVLYFHGAQRCITCRAIEANTVALLDSLYSKEQADGKIIFKVIDISKKENEQIADKYEVTWSSLFVNGWKDSKENVNNMTEFSFSNARNEPDKFKEGIKNKIDELLKTL